In Strix aluco isolate bStrAlu1 chromosome 17, bStrAlu1.hap1, whole genome shotgun sequence, the genomic stretch GTGAACGTGGCTCAGATCATTGAACTGGTCATGACCTGCATCCTCTATGTGGTGGTCAGTGGGAACCTGATGTACAACAGCTTCCCCAACCTGCCCGTCTCCCAGAAGTCATGGTCCATCATTGCCACGGCAGTGCTCCTGCCTTGTGCGTTCTTGAAGAACCTCAAGGCAGTCTCCAAGTTCAGCTTGCTCTGCACATTAGCCCACTTTGTGATCAACATCTTGGTGATCGCCTACTGCCTCTCCAGGGCACGTGACTGGGCCTGGGACAAAGTCAAGTTTTACATTGATGTAAAGAAGTTTCCCATCTCCATTGGCATCATTGTCTTCAGCTACACCTCTCAGATCTTTCTGCCTTCCTTGGAGGGGAACATGCAGAACCCCAAGGAGTTTCATTGCATGATGAACTGGACTCACATAGCAGCTTGCATCCTTAAGGGACTCTTTGCCTTGGTCGCCTACCTGACCTGGGCTGACGAGACCAAGGAAGTCATTACAGACAACTTGCCATCCACCATTAGGGCAGTAGTCAACATTTTCTTGGTGGCCAAAGCCTTGCTCTCGTACCCCTTGCCATTCTTTGCAGCTGTGGAAGTCCTGGAGCGGTCCCTTTTCCAGGATGGAAACAGGGCATTCTTCCCCAACTGCTACGGGGGTGACGGGCGGCTCAAATCCTGGGGACTCACCCTCAGATGTGCCCTGGTAGTCTTCACCCTGCTCATGGCTATCTATGTCCCGCATTTTGCCCTCTTGATGGGTCTTACTGGGAGCCTCACAGGTGCAGGGCTCTGTTTCCTGCTCCCCAGTCTTTTCCACCTCAAACTCTTGTGGAGGAAGCTCTTGTGGCACCACGTCTTCTTTGATGTCGCCATTTTCGTTATAGGTGGTATCTGCAGCGTCTCGGGGTTCATCCACTCTTTAGAAGGCCTCATAGAGGCCTTCAGAACCAACGCTGAAGACTAAGGAGGGGCCAGAGCCAGTTGCAGTAAGAGAATCGCATTGAACATCCACATAGCCAAATAATTCTGCATCCCTTTAATGGAAAgagtcattattttcattatgtgCATCCAACGAATTCTATGTCATAGAATCTGCAAATTAAAGGAAGTAAGAAGAGATGAAAGTGTTTGCCctgctgtctttttaaataaGCTaagatttaaatatatttttttgttatttagaaTTTTTGGAAGGAAATTTTCCGGTGCCCCACCCCAATCTCCTCACTCGTTGCCTGAAGCTTGACCCCCCGCGAGTGACCTGTTGGGAAACAGTCGCAGTTTTCAATACTCCTTACAGATATGCAATTCAGTGTTTCAGGAGCTGAAACACAGGTGCCGATCCGATGGGATTGGGTTACTGCGCTCACAGACGGAAGCAAACCAGCCgtgggtgctgggagcagggactTTCGTTTTACACTGTGTGAGGTGGATGTTGACGAGACCTAGATTGTACGGCCAGCCCAACAAGTCCAAGCAGCGGCTGATGACCAGCGATGCCAGTTACCTGCAATGTTTACACCGTAGTCACATAGATGTCAGGGCTGCTTATTTCTTCCATCCAAATTCACACCGAGGAACGGCGCTTCCCATCGACTACAATATTTTGCCTCTGGTTGAAATTGCAGACCTGGAGTCCACTTCTCGgtgacttctgttttgttttaacaattgttatttctaaattatgaaaagtttaaaaaatatatatatattgttggATTTGACGTCGTTCAGGATACAGGAACAAAAACTACAACACAATTCATTCTGTGCAATCTACCAGATCCGTGGAGCTGTTTCCAATGTACGTGTGGTGTCATTGTGGTAAATAAGATGAAAAAtgtatatcagaaaaaaaaaataattctatcttTAACATATAATGTGGTACATAAATATATCAAACAATAAAGAGAAAACATAGTCGATGAGGCTGGCCTGGTTCGTGGGGGGCtcagaggagctgggcaggggcagaggaaGGTTCATCCTCCCCGTGCCCGCTTGTTTCGGGGGGTACCACACATCCTCGGTGGTAACAGAGGGGCAGCGCTAGGTTGTCACCGACGGTGGAATTAAGTTTATATTTCGGGAACAGGTCGTTCCACAGCTGGGAGGGGCTGGTTTCACCCTGCCTCCCAGCTTTGTTTTACCCTGTAGTGCTCAGACTCCAGGGATGGAGGGAGTTTGCAGATGTACGCCGAGATTTTTGTTCTTGtgaaggaggggaaaataaaacccgtgcaaacaaacaaatgcagTGGAGGGGGGGCAGAAATAAACGAAATAAGGGGCTGGGGGTACTCCCTGGCTTGAACCAAATTAATTCTGCCCTGCCCATGGGTGCGGAGCATGGGGCTGATCCCCCAGCTCCGCACCCGTGACCGAAAACACCTCGATTTACACCGATTTAAAAACCACAACTAATTCATTGTCTGCCCGCTGCCGCTGCATAGCTAGGAtgaggacgggggggggggggggggggggtggtgtcccaCCGGCAGCGCTCCCGCAGCCCGGGCATAGCAGAGGTCCCCGTGGGGTTCCTCCTATTGCCCCCAAGTCGTGTTGAGGCCCGGTaggggctgggggtcccccccTGCCCGGCCCGAGCTGGCGGAGCTGCCCCCGACGGCAGCGGGCAGCTCCGCAATGCGGTACCGGGGGGGCGGGAGTTGGGGGGGGTTGCCACAGGCCGGGGaaaggggctgcaggcaggaggggcgGGATGTCTCTTCCGGGAGAAAACAGGATTTCGGGCGGTTTCCCGGACAGCCTCCGAAAGGAAAGCGCAGGGGAGCTGTGGGGTTTATTCCGCGTGGGGACAGGGACGTGTAGTGCCAtgggtgggtgtgggggtgccTGCCCCCAGATTAGCCGTGTTTCCCTCCTTGCTGGTCCCCTTTCCCGGGGGTATCCAGCTGTGCCCCATCCCCATTCTCaacctcatccccatccccatcttcgtcatcttcatcctcattctcatccccattcccatcctcAACTCTATCCCCACCTCTAActtcatccccatccccatcctcacccCTTTcaccatccccatcctcatcatcttcatccttATCCTCACACCTATCCCAATCCCAATCCCCATCCTCATCTTCattctcatccccatccccatccccatcctcatctcTATCCCCATCCCTACcttcatccccatccccatcctcaccATCTTCATCTCCATCCCGGTGCAGGTGACCCCCGATCACCCTCCCCaccggcagcccccgcgcccccccccccccccccccccccccgcctgctcgccccggggctggcggggcgcAGCGCCCTCGCCCgacggcgcggcccggcccgaagccacccacccacccagccaTGGCGGGGACAGCCTGGCCGGTGcctgctgctttctcttctgcccCGAGCCCTCTGTTCCAGCTCTGTTTCCCCGCAGGGCGCTGAGAAGGGACCAGCACGGGAGGAGATCCAGCccaccttctccctgccctgtgcaggGCTGAGATAACCCCTCGGATCCCGGGAGTAAGTGGGGAGCTGAGGAGCCCTGGTGGCAGGTCACACGCTCCTCTGCACATCTGTGGTTTGCA encodes the following:
- the SLC32A1 gene encoding vesicular inhibitory amino acid transporter; protein product: MATLLRSKLSNVATSVSNKSQAKMSGMFARMGFQAATDEEAVGFAHCDDLDMEHRQGLQMDILKSEGGEEGAEPPLEGDIHYQRDGTGPLPPSASKEAGVCSELSGQGKPKITAWEAGWNVTNAIQGMFVLGLPYAILHGGYLGLFLIIFAAVVCCYTGKILIACLYEENEDGEIVRVRDSYVDIANACCAPRFPTLGGRIVNVAQIIELVMTCILYVVVSGNLMYNSFPNLPVSQKSWSIIATAVLLPCAFLKNLKAVSKFSLLCTLAHFVINILVIAYCLSRARDWAWDKVKFYIDVKKFPISIGIIVFSYTSQIFLPSLEGNMQNPKEFHCMMNWTHIAACILKGLFALVAYLTWADETKEVITDNLPSTIRAVVNIFLVAKALLSYPLPFFAAVEVLERSLFQDGNRAFFPNCYGGDGRLKSWGLTLRCALVVFTLLMAIYVPHFALLMGLTGSLTGAGLCFLLPSLFHLKLLWRKLLWHHVFFDVAIFVIGGICSVSGFIHSLEGLIEAFRTNAED